From the Leptospira sp. WS60.C2 genome, one window contains:
- a CDS encoding YggS family pyridoxal phosphate-dependent enzyme, with translation MSDYISIYQSIQNECKTMAKGTPPVIIAVSKTKPYEVIREAYLQGIREFGENYIPEAIEKFTKLREEFPESIESVHVHHIGPVQSGTLRKLFGIFSYTHGVGSFSSLTELLKRAEKEKKTIRYFLQTNLTSENTKHGFPLETLLLKGDDLLTFQNEYCIWEGFMGMGPSSGDLAQTRDVFTKLASFRNTYFPHKQLSMGMSGDYEMAVELGSNFVRIGSKIFGERDYGTHTV, from the coding sequence GTGTCGGATTACATTTCGATCTACCAGTCCATCCAAAATGAATGCAAAACAATGGCAAAGGGGACACCTCCTGTCATTATCGCTGTATCCAAAACAAAACCTTATGAAGTGATACGAGAGGCCTATTTACAAGGGATCCGTGAATTTGGAGAAAATTATATTCCGGAAGCGATTGAAAAATTCACAAAATTAAGAGAAGAATTCCCTGAGTCAATCGAGTCAGTCCATGTCCATCATATTGGCCCTGTGCAGTCGGGAACCTTACGTAAGTTATTTGGTATTTTCTCTTACACACATGGTGTGGGTTCTTTTTCCAGTTTAACAGAGTTATTGAAACGAGCTGAAAAAGAAAAAAAGACAATTCGTTATTTTTTGCAAACCAATCTGACTTCTGAAAATACGAAACATGGTTTTCCTCTGGAGACACTTCTTTTGAAAGGCGATGATTTGCTTACGTTTCAAAACGAGTATTGTATTTGGGAAGGATTTATGGGTATGGGGCCTTCTTCGGGAGACCTCGCCCAAACAAGAGATGTTTTTACAAAACTGGCGTCATTTCGAAACACCTACTTTCCCCATAAGCAACTTTCGATGGGGATGAGTGGGGATTATGAAATGGCTGTAGAACTTGGATCTAATTTTGTCAGGATTGGTTCCAAAATATTTGGAGAGAGGGATTATGGCACACACACCGTTTAA
- the proC gene encoding pyrroline-5-carboxylate reductase — MAHTPFKSVGMVGLGKMGGAMAKALVSQGTKVFAFDPNLKETSVEGVTLVSTLETLASEAGIIVIAVKPNLVEPVLAEFQKPAIFVSIAAGISYSQLVAKTPQGSTCVRVMPNLPLVANRGAMGYFCEDQAVAHVERLFYGLGDSFRVTKESLMDAVTGLSGSGPAYVLTFLQAMAEGGLQEGLSYEESLGLAMETIEGTLVYFRQLRRKDQNLHPMEVRNWVTSPGGTTIHGLDALERGGFSTAVRDAIRRATERSKELGKG, encoded by the coding sequence ATGGCACACACACCGTTTAAATCAGTGGGAATGGTAGGGCTTGGAAAAATGGGCGGGGCCATGGCAAAGGCACTTGTCTCCCAAGGCACGAAGGTATTTGCTTTTGATCCGAATTTGAAAGAAACATCCGTGGAAGGTGTCACGCTCGTTTCCACATTGGAAACCCTTGCGAGTGAAGCAGGCATCATCGTCATCGCAGTGAAACCAAATCTCGTCGAACCAGTACTCGCTGAATTTCAAAAACCAGCCATTTTTGTTTCCATTGCCGCAGGGATTTCCTATTCCCAACTTGTGGCCAAAACGCCACAAGGATCCACTTGCGTTCGGGTCATGCCCAATTTGCCACTTGTTGCCAACCGGGGAGCTATGGGTTACTTCTGTGAAGACCAAGCGGTTGCTCATGTGGAACGACTCTTCTATGGATTGGGGGATTCGTTTCGTGTCACAAAGGAATCACTTATGGATGCTGTGACAGGGCTTTCTGGCTCGGGACCTGCCTATGTCCTAACCTTTTTGCAAGCCATGGCGGAAGGAGGTTTGCAAGAGGGACTCAGTTACGAAGAATCGCTTGGCCTTGCCATGGAGACAATTGAGGGAACTCTTGTTTACTTTCGCCAATTGAGAAGAAAAGACCAAAATTTACACCCTATGGAAGTGCGAAATTGGGTTACATCTCCTGGAGGAACGACCATTCATGGTTTAGATGCTTTGGAGAGAGGCGGCTTTTCCACCGCAGTGCGAGATGCCATTCGACGGGCAACAGAGAGAAGTAAAGAATTAGGGAAAGGATGA
- a CDS encoding diguanylate cyclase gives MSFKENTDIVFEHYEKKIYDQKQLLEISRALNSTLDYKYLIDAILNICLAQLQTLHAAMYLEPEIDLGIFKLEPQSIKGFELSPDEQNYEIKIDSPLIHYFEEKPKAITMDQILQMEVLNQIPDIVYLRKMGAEILVPLNAKGKINGLLVLGEKMTSEEFLEDEKEFMTTLANLAGIAVDNARLYELATVDMMTGLKIHHYFQTKLKEEMERCRKKGTKLSLLFTDVDKFKSFNDTYGHQAGDVVLIEVAKQLIGKAQRHHIPARYGGEEFCLVMPGATEEEAIAKGEEIRKAVEAMVVKNPNDDSDLKVTLSVGVSSFRPTDRNNKDLIERADKALYQAKHSGRNRTICYKD, from the coding sequence TTGTCTTTTAAAGAAAACACTGATATCGTTTTTGAGCATTACGAAAAAAAAATCTACGATCAAAAACAACTACTAGAAATCTCTCGTGCACTTAATTCCACGTTAGACTATAAGTATCTGATTGATGCGATTCTTAACATCTGTTTGGCGCAGTTGCAGACTTTGCATGCAGCGATGTACTTAGAGCCAGAAATTGATTTGGGAATTTTCAAATTGGAGCCTCAATCCATCAAAGGATTTGAATTAAGCCCAGACGAACAAAATTACGAGATCAAAATCGATAGCCCTCTCATCCATTATTTTGAAGAAAAACCCAAAGCCATCACCATGGACCAAATCCTTCAGATGGAGGTCCTAAATCAAATTCCCGATATAGTGTACCTTCGCAAAATGGGAGCAGAGATCCTCGTTCCTCTCAATGCCAAAGGAAAGATAAATGGTTTACTCGTTTTGGGTGAGAAGATGACTTCTGAGGAATTTTTGGAAGATGAAAAAGAATTTATGACCACTCTTGCCAACCTGGCTGGGATTGCTGTGGACAATGCAAGGCTTTATGAACTTGCCACTGTCGACATGATGACAGGTCTTAAAATCCATCATTACTTCCAAACCAAATTGAAAGAGGAGATGGAGCGTTGCCGAAAGAAAGGTACAAAATTATCCCTTCTTTTTACCGACGTGGACAAATTCAAAAGCTTTAATGATACCTATGGTCATCAGGCAGGAGACGTGGTTCTTATTGAAGTGGCAAAACAACTCATCGGAAAAGCTCAGAGACATCATATCCCAGCGCGTTACGGTGGCGAAGAGTTTTGTCTTGTGATGCCAGGTGCCACAGAAGAAGAAGCCATTGCCAAAGGTGAGGAAATCCGAAAGGCGGTGGAAGCGATGGTCGTTAAAAATCCGAATGACGATTCTGATTTAAAAGTGACATTGTCTGTTGGTGTATCCAGCTTTCGACCCACAGACCGAAACAACAAGGATCTGATTGAACGTGCAGACAAGGCGCTCTACCAAGCAAAACATTCCGGTAGAAATCGCACAATTTGTTATAAAGATTAG
- the mnmA gene encoding tRNA 2-thiouridine(34) synthase MnmA, with the protein MKEKEKIIVAMSGGVDSAVAAGLLMEAGYDVIGVNLRTWEYEAPACDTTKKSCCSPEDIRDARDVGLSLNIPFYVIKMEKVFGERVIDRFINDYKDGRTPNPCVECNTFVKFGALFEQAKKLGIQKIATGHYARVIEVNGRYAIRNAVDMKKNQAYYLYGLSQENIKNTVFPLGEMDKAQVREIAKRMGLPVAEKPESQEICFIPENDYRSFLKKKGIEFTPGFFKLASGQIIGKHQGKEGFTIGQRKGLGIAWKNPLYVLSIEDDGTVILGEEEETVSESFVLEEITYQGLAPLTLGETMEMKVQIRYRSAPVHCKVTSLGQTWKVEFLEDVKSVTPGQSATFYPTNGDYLFAGGIIQKGSITRKIKTNVEVNRESVPI; encoded by the coding sequence GTGAAAGAAAAAGAAAAAATCATAGTGGCGATGAGTGGTGGGGTCGACAGTGCCGTGGCGGCGGGACTTCTCATGGAAGCAGGATACGATGTGATCGGTGTAAACCTTCGGACTTGGGAATACGAAGCCCCTGCTTGTGATACCACTAAAAAATCCTGTTGTTCTCCTGAAGACATTCGTGATGCACGGGATGTTGGTCTTTCCTTAAATATTCCTTTTTACGTCATTAAAATGGAAAAGGTTTTTGGAGAACGAGTCATCGATCGATTTATCAATGACTATAAAGATGGAAGAACGCCTAACCCATGTGTGGAATGTAACACCTTTGTGAAATTTGGTGCTCTATTTGAGCAGGCAAAAAAGTTAGGCATACAAAAAATTGCCACGGGTCATTATGCTCGCGTTATTGAAGTGAATGGACGTTATGCGATCCGTAATGCAGTCGACATGAAAAAAAACCAGGCATATTATTTGTACGGATTGTCCCAAGAAAATATCAAAAATACAGTATTCCCTTTAGGTGAGATGGACAAAGCTCAAGTTCGAGAAATTGCGAAACGGATGGGACTCCCTGTCGCAGAAAAACCAGAATCGCAAGAAATTTGTTTTATACCTGAAAATGATTATAGGTCTTTCTTAAAAAAGAAAGGCATCGAGTTCACACCTGGTTTTTTCAAATTGGCTTCTGGCCAAATCATTGGAAAACACCAAGGAAAAGAAGGTTTTACCATCGGCCAAAGAAAGGGTCTCGGCATTGCATGGAAAAATCCATTGTATGTTCTTTCCATTGAAGACGATGGAACTGTTATCTTAGGCGAAGAAGAAGAAACCGTTTCGGAGTCATTTGTTTTAGAAGAAATCACTTACCAAGGTTTAGCTCCACTGACGCTTGGCGAAACGATGGAAATGAAAGTGCAAATTCGATACAGAAGTGCACCTGTTCATTGTAAGGTGACGTCTCTTGGGCAAACCTGGAAGGTCGAATTTTTAGAAGATGTGAAAAGTGTCACTCCTGGACAATCGGCAACATTCTATCCAACGAATGGAGATTATTTGTTTGCAGGTGGTATCATTCAAAAGGGATCCATCACACGAAAAATCAAAACAAACGTTGAGGTGAACCGGGAGAGTGTTCCCATTTGA
- a CDS encoding alpha-hydroxy-acid oxidizing protein, whose amino-acid sequence MKSVEGKTILIIGGGLLQVPIIQTAKTMRLHTVVADMNPTSIGFQIADETILMSTKDVEGMVREAKKFAQKNPIHGVITAGTDASMTVAAVASALQLPGIRFVDAEAASNKVKMRQRLKEFGLPIPRFAPVWSLQDAKDALDSLTFPLVMKPADNMGARGVIKVTNKDDIPVAFRHAKRFCPTGELILEEYMEGPELSVDALAFQGQIRMTGIADRIIEREPYFIEVGHNMPSAMPKDVLDEVERVMAGGMRALGIHLGAGKGDIKVTKEGVKIGEIAARLSGGFMSAFTYPLSTGVNLNRAALLISLGETPDNLEPVIGRVSIERSLLSKPGKLLSIGGVEEIKKIEGVSEVFIQSKPGDIIKEPTNNIDKSGHVIIVSDTLKEAEAVFEKVKQTIKFEVDEQFSITEKEIGDQARIRFGKDICWVCKVCDGNNCASGIPGMGGVGLMETFKDNHDALSEYKIVPGYIREHVSPNIQSKFLGYDLTTPIMAAPMTGVGTNMNFVMTDADYAQVVTRSFSQYGSLAWLGDGASPEKYKIMLDALKKVSGKGILICKPREDESLLLERFLQAEADGVFAIGMDIDAVNFKTMVQKNLSSVTRPLEKLIRLKEKTKLPFILKGIMNPEDAKLALEGGFSAIVVSNHGGRVLDGMPGTARVLPKIAEAVKGKLPILVDGGVRSGMDVFKMIALGADAVLVGRPVAISLVGGEDAGIRFLLQKYSEELKQSMSVTGAKTLVDIKRSMLLHKLHG is encoded by the coding sequence TTGAAATCAGTTGAAGGAAAAACAATCCTCATCATCGGAGGGGGATTGTTACAAGTTCCCATCATCCAAACGGCAAAAACCATGCGCCTTCATACGGTCGTTGCGGATATGAATCCAACTTCCATTGGATTTCAAATTGCAGATGAAACGATTCTCATGTCCACGAAGGATGTGGAAGGCATGGTGCGCGAAGCCAAAAAATTTGCGCAAAAAAATCCGATTCATGGTGTGATCACTGCAGGAACGGATGCGAGTATGACAGTGGCAGCAGTCGCGTCTGCATTGCAACTGCCAGGGATTCGGTTTGTGGATGCGGAAGCCGCTTCGAACAAAGTGAAGATGCGCCAAAGGTTAAAAGAATTTGGCTTACCGATTCCTCGTTTTGCACCTGTTTGGTCCTTGCAAGATGCAAAAGATGCATTGGATTCCTTAACCTTTCCTCTTGTAATGAAACCCGCTGATAATATGGGTGCAAGAGGTGTGATCAAGGTAACAAACAAGGATGACATTCCAGTTGCCTTTCGACATGCAAAACGGTTTTGTCCCACGGGAGAATTGATTTTAGAGGAATATATGGAAGGCCCCGAACTTTCCGTAGATGCATTGGCCTTCCAGGGACAAATCCGAATGACGGGGATTGCTGATCGGATCATAGAAAGAGAACCTTATTTTATTGAAGTAGGGCATAATATGCCTTCTGCGATGCCAAAAGACGTGTTAGACGAAGTGGAACGGGTCATGGCAGGTGGTATGAGGGCTCTTGGAATCCATTTGGGAGCTGGCAAAGGTGACATCAAAGTCACAAAAGAAGGCGTAAAAATTGGAGAGATCGCTGCAAGGTTATCTGGTGGTTTTATGTCTGCCTTTACCTATCCATTGTCTACGGGTGTGAATCTTAATCGTGCTGCTCTTCTCATTTCCCTTGGTGAAACTCCAGACAATCTCGAACCAGTCATAGGTCGCGTATCCATCGAACGGTCACTGCTTTCGAAACCTGGAAAACTCCTCTCCATTGGAGGAGTGGAAGAGATTAAAAAAATCGAAGGAGTTTCGGAAGTTTTTATCCAGTCAAAACCTGGCGATATCATTAAAGAACCAACAAATAACATTGATAAGTCGGGACATGTAATCATTGTTTCTGACACTCTGAAAGAAGCAGAAGCCGTTTTTGAAAAAGTAAAACAAACAATCAAATTTGAAGTGGATGAGCAATTTTCTATCACTGAGAAAGAAATTGGTGACCAAGCTCGCATTCGATTTGGAAAAGATATATGTTGGGTGTGTAAGGTCTGTGATGGGAACAATTGTGCCTCAGGCATTCCTGGTATGGGTGGAGTGGGTCTTATGGAAACATTCAAAGACAACCATGATGCCCTAAGTGAATACAAAATTGTGCCAGGGTACATTCGAGAACATGTAAGTCCAAATATCCAATCAAAGTTTTTAGGCTATGACTTAACGACGCCGATTATGGCAGCACCAATGACTGGTGTTGGAACCAATATGAACTTTGTGATGACTGATGCTGACTATGCACAAGTTGTGACACGTTCTTTTTCTCAATACGGTAGTCTTGCTTGGCTTGGGGATGGTGCCTCGCCAGAAAAATACAAAATCATGTTAGATGCTTTGAAAAAAGTATCAGGTAAGGGAATTCTCATTTGTAAACCAAGAGAAGACGAATCCCTTCTATTGGAGCGATTTTTACAAGCGGAGGCGGACGGAGTGTTCGCCATTGGAATGGACATAGATGCCGTAAATTTTAAAACCATGGTGCAAAAGAATCTTTCCAGTGTGACTCGACCACTCGAGAAGTTAATTCGTCTGAAGGAAAAAACAAAACTCCCCTTTATCTTAAAAGGGATTATGAACCCAGAGGATGCAAAATTGGCTTTGGAAGGTGGATTTTCTGCCATCGTTGTTTCCAATCATGGTGGTCGGGTTCTCGATGGAATGCCTGGAACCGCAAGAGTACTTCCCAAAATTGCCGAAGCAGTCAAAGGGAAACTTCCCATCCTTGTCGATGGTGGTGTGCGATCGGGTATGGATGTTTTTAAGATGATCGCTCTTGGTGCGGATGCGGTTCTCGTTGGTCGGCCAGTAGCGATTTCACTTGTGGGTGGGGAAGATGCTGGTATTCGATTTCTGTTACAAAAATATTCAGAAGAACTAAAACAGTCCATGAGCGTGACAGGTGCCAAAACTTTGGTAGACATTAAGCGGTCTATGTTACTTCATAAACTACACGGTTGA
- a CDS encoding PilZ domain-containing protein: MDKEIKDPEGILKVITALFGKLPAYIVNAEKEFPVKIIALKNKALIINTNLKFANRDRILTVVHNGSKFLAHFLLAGGDGNGIEILTPVKIQITAASRQGARVEASQIQTGMVVTNIINVNDVSKAIGFDDKKVDAILLAYRTKLSKAFPLSSIFFAGRMDNRLRLMHHYDKDIFIIDRKEKATASPDFFPFDEYLRIFENSKIPDQYTSEICIPIKYKGYVHLGYVQVLSEKPLDFEVYRQIQTFANAVSRDIISTGVFQESRDVCQVMDLSMGGISFIHAPSRSFSRSVTLNGTILFDLNLETGKKVTIRGIIKNIRNQETNFRVGCQFYNLTERDTETLEEFLNVGKEEETKEDQTSSDEGTSPNTETEEDGHESSNEMEENTTHSSKFEETPTEDPFANHMDDPFSDTPKEPS; this comes from the coding sequence ATGGATAAAGAAATAAAAGATCCAGAAGGTATTTTAAAGGTCATCACAGCCTTGTTTGGAAAATTACCTGCTTATATCGTAAATGCTGAAAAAGAATTTCCTGTCAAAATCATTGCCCTAAAAAACAAAGCACTGATTATCAATACAAACCTGAAATTTGCAAATAGGGATCGTATTCTAACAGTTGTTCACAATGGTAGTAAGTTTTTAGCACACTTTCTACTTGCAGGAGGTGATGGTAATGGAATCGAAATTCTAACTCCCGTTAAAATTCAAATCACCGCAGCATCCCGACAAGGAGCTAGGGTCGAAGCAAGTCAGATTCAAACAGGAATGGTCGTCACAAACATCATCAACGTGAATGATGTGTCAAAAGCAATCGGTTTTGATGATAAAAAAGTCGATGCAATTTTACTTGCGTATCGTACTAAACTCAGTAAGGCATTTCCACTTTCTTCGATCTTTTTTGCAGGAAGAATGGATAACCGTCTTCGTTTGATGCATCACTATGATAAAGACATCTTTATCATAGATCGAAAAGAAAAAGCAACTGCCTCCCCGGATTTTTTTCCTTTTGATGAATACCTACGCATTTTTGAAAATTCTAAAATTCCAGACCAATATACTTCCGAAATTTGTATTCCTATTAAATACAAAGGGTATGTGCATTTAGGATACGTACAAGTGTTATCAGAGAAACCACTTGATTTTGAAGTCTATCGACAGATTCAAACGTTTGCCAATGCAGTCAGTCGTGACATCATAAGTACTGGTGTCTTCCAAGAATCAAGGGACGTTTGTCAAGTAATGGATTTAAGTATGGGTGGGATTAGTTTTATCCATGCACCCTCGCGTTCCTTTTCACGTTCGGTGACTTTAAACGGAACCATATTATTTGATCTGAATTTAGAAACTGGAAAAAAAGTCACCATTCGCGGTATCATCAAGAACATTCGTAACCAAGAAACTAACTTTCGAGTTGGATGTCAGTTCTACAACTTAACAGAAAGAGACACAGAGACATTAGAAGAGTTTTTGAATGTTGGAAAGGAAGAAGAAACGAAAGAGGATCAAACTAGTTCGGATGAAGGGACAAGTCCCAATACGGAAACTGAAGAAGATGGGCACGAATCCTCAAATGAAATGGAAGAGAATACCACACATAGTTCTAAGTTCGAAGAAACTCCGACAGAGGATCCATTTGCCAATCACATGGATGATCCATTTTCCGATACACCTAAAGAACCAAGTTAA
- a CDS encoding RluA family pseudouridine synthase, with product MTSYQSVIRPPFVGKTVITFLSEKFPYHSREEWEFLIQEGRIKVQGNVAKAEELLFDGFRLEYSPIPGRILEPDVDENYSILHETEEFLFVDKPGNLPMHPAGRYRTKTLLSLLETHYTKIIPVHRLDRETSGIVIFAKSEESRKWLQRKFESREVYKEYFAIVLGKFTKEETLEGFIGKDKTSEIRKKMIFSAEPFPGAKSCQTQFLPVQYLEKEDLSLVLVRPITGRIHQIRASLLYLGYPIVGDKMYGKRESIFLDFVNFGMTDSLKAELKFDRQLLHAYSIRYVDDRVGQTVHIHSSPIKEMLAYFPDWKNYVP from the coding sequence ATGACATCATATCAATCGGTCATACGTCCACCTTTTGTAGGAAAGACGGTGATCACCTTCCTTTCAGAGAAGTTTCCCTACCATTCACGAGAGGAGTGGGAATTTTTGATTCAGGAAGGTCGAATCAAAGTTCAAGGGAATGTTGCAAAGGCCGAAGAACTTTTGTTTGACGGATTTCGATTGGAATACAGTCCGATACCTGGAAGAATCTTAGAACCAGATGTGGATGAAAATTATTCCATACTTCACGAAACAGAAGAGTTTTTGTTTGTAGACAAACCAGGAAATCTTCCGATGCACCCTGCTGGACGTTATCGAACCAAAACACTCTTAAGTCTTTTGGAAACACATTACACAAAAATTATACCAGTCCACAGGCTTGATCGAGAAACCTCGGGGATAGTTATCTTTGCAAAGTCAGAAGAAAGTCGAAAGTGGCTCCAAAGAAAATTTGAATCTAGAGAAGTTTACAAAGAATACTTCGCCATAGTGCTCGGGAAGTTTACAAAAGAAGAAACTTTAGAAGGTTTCATCGGAAAAGATAAAACTTCCGAAATCCGAAAGAAAATGATATTTTCTGCTGAACCTTTTCCTGGGGCAAAATCTTGTCAGACTCAATTCCTTCCTGTGCAATATTTGGAAAAAGAAGATTTGAGTCTTGTCCTTGTTCGCCCTATCACGGGAAGAATTCACCAAATTCGTGCTAGTTTATTGTACTTAGGGTATCCAATTGTTGGAGATAAGATGTATGGGAAGAGGGAATCCATTTTTTTAGACTTTGTTAATTTTGGTATGACGGATTCTTTGAAAGCAGAACTCAAGTTTGATCGGCAGTTATTACATGCATATAGCATTCGTTATGTTGATGATAGAGTGGGGCAAACAGTCCATATTCATTCTTCACCAATAAAAGAAATGTTAGCTTACTTCCCAGATTGGAAAAACTATGTCCCATAG
- a CDS encoding DNA methyltransferase gives MAGAGRLLKDSDKIIFGEFWTAKQRQGHPIHHTVSYRASFKPELPSFFMKEFLKKKNRLVYDPFGGRGTTAIQANIEGHAAIHNDIHPLSIFLASARQYVPKLSDLEKKLNSLDLDQEVDTDPFDVNLLPFFHPRTLKEIKNLKKYMAIDDSVEMKFISLIALSRLHGHSTGFFSVYTFPQVSIPPEAQAKNNIKRGLAPEYRPIKPRILQKMKRDLAMPIPPFYHEFSKNNLYSLNSANSVPNVESESVDLIVTSPPFLDKVDYEGDNWLRHWFLDIQKSKDRKLSIFSNLNDWNEFIRSTLQESARVLKKGAYMVMEVGEVKKGNSILYLDEDVVRMAEGTGLVWSKTYVHTQSFTKLSNCWQVSNNEKGTNSNRCVVLRKVQ, from the coding sequence ATGGCAGGAGCAGGCAGACTACTAAAGGATTCTGATAAAATTATATTTGGTGAATTTTGGACCGCAAAACAAAGACAGGGACATCCCATTCACCATACGGTCAGTTATAGAGCATCATTCAAACCAGAGCTTCCTTCTTTTTTTATGAAGGAATTCTTAAAAAAGAAAAATCGATTGGTATACGATCCGTTTGGAGGTCGAGGAACCACTGCGATCCAAGCAAATATTGAAGGTCATGCGGCCATACACAATGACATTCATCCGCTTTCGATATTTCTTGCAAGCGCGAGGCAATACGTTCCAAAATTATCCGATTTAGAGAAGAAATTAAATTCTTTAGATTTGGATCAGGAAGTGGATACAGATCCATTTGATGTAAACTTACTTCCTTTTTTTCATCCGAGAACCTTAAAGGAAATCAAAAACCTAAAAAAATATATGGCGATTGATGATTCTGTTGAGATGAAGTTTATTTCTCTAATCGCCTTGTCTAGGTTACATGGCCATAGCACTGGTTTTTTCTCCGTTTATACGTTCCCGCAAGTTTCGATTCCTCCCGAAGCGCAGGCAAAAAACAATATCAAACGAGGTTTGGCACCAGAGTATCGACCCATCAAACCTAGAATTTTACAAAAGATGAAACGTGACTTGGCGATGCCCATCCCTCCGTTTTATCACGAATTTTCGAAGAACAATTTGTATTCCTTAAATTCTGCCAATTCGGTTCCCAATGTAGAATCTGAGTCAGTGGATCTGATAGTGACTTCGCCACCTTTTTTGGATAAGGTGGATTATGAAGGGGACAATTGGTTACGCCACTGGTTTTTAGACATTCAAAAATCGAAGGACAGAAAACTGAGTATTTTCAGCAATTTAAATGATTGGAATGAATTCATTCGATCAACGCTACAAGAATCAGCTCGTGTGCTGAAAAAAGGTGCCTATATGGTGATGGAAGTAGGCGAAGTCAAAAAAGGAAATTCGATTTTATACTTGGATGAAGATGTCGTGCGGATGGCGGAAGGGACAGGTCTTGTCTGGAGCAAAACCTATGTGCACACACAAAGTTTTACAAAACTTTCTAATTGTTGGCAAGTTTCCAATAACGAAAAAGGCACAAATTCAAATCGATGTGTCGTACTTCGTAAGGTTCAGTAA
- a CDS encoding lipoprotein: MKQHLTFALLSILIFCFQFQCKTTEKKETKETTTEVKETIETKPEELPLIIEFTKAKEGFITDSLFQVAISSVLPTEKEREEEAKSIAEQKSLNLLKTYTIPNLSEKGRKELREISKEGKIVNKNVSVGGRYFFLYQIQKPSLKRLVTKDLE; the protein is encoded by the coding sequence ATGAAACAACACCTAACATTTGCATTGCTATCAATTTTGATTTTTTGTTTTCAGTTTCAATGTAAAACAACAGAAAAAAAAGAAACGAAAGAAACAACAACTGAGGTTAAGGAAACAATTGAAACCAAACCTGAAGAATTACCTCTCATCATTGAATTCACCAAAGCAAAAGAAGGGTTTATCACCGACAGCCTCTTCCAAGTAGCAATCTCAAGTGTTCTTCCGACAGAAAAAGAAAGAGAAGAAGAGGCAAAAAGCATAGCCGAACAAAAATCTCTCAATCTATTAAAAACGTATACAATACCGAATTTGTCAGAGAAAGGAAGAAAGGAACTGAGAGAAATTTCGAAAGAAGGAAAGATCGTTAACAAAAACGTATCCGTTGGAGGAAGGTATTTTTTTCTCTACCAAATCCAAAAACCCAGCTTAAAACGCCTGGTGACAAAAGATCTAGAATAA